In Desulfosalsimonas propionicica, one DNA window encodes the following:
- a CDS encoding radical SAM protein codes for MKTVSSLLDSHWYQRYQNISKLNIRSSIYDVTNQCNLRCKGCFFFSSGEDKAAREETDPEKWAAFVDSEKQRGVNLAILIGGEPTLCLDRVAAFYARMPTYCATNGLIKVPRDRFADMMVGISLWGDEDDEKRLRGKDTFRISSKNYEGDPYTYYLYTITPNQVGRTERIIKKIRDVGLKVHMQLLSNDEGVDGFYWRDGELADLRAEMDEMLDAYPDTVISSKYYHKVITTGKMLDRTFGWAECPSVTEPMDTRNHQPRRLIRFIRWASDLETMHRCCTSATRDCSTCKDGAAHMSWIMVNKRAHMRSTEDLQNWIEVYEMFAKLYQFIPW; via the coding sequence ATGTGACCAACCAGTGCAACCTGCGGTGCAAGGGGTGCTTTTTTTTCTCCTCCGGAGAGGACAAGGCCGCCCGGGAGGAAACCGATCCGGAGAAATGGGCGGCTTTTGTGGATTCGGAAAAGCAGCGGGGTGTGAACCTGGCCATTTTGATCGGCGGCGAGCCCACCCTCTGCCTGGACCGGGTGGCGGCGTTTTACGCCCGCATGCCCACATACTGCGCCACAAACGGGCTGATCAAGGTGCCCCGGGACCGGTTTGCCGACATGATGGTGGGCATCTCCCTGTGGGGCGATGAAGACGATGAAAAGCGCCTGCGCGGAAAAGATACATTCCGCATTTCCAGCAAAAATTATGAAGGCGATCCCTACACCTATTACCTCTATACCATTACCCCCAACCAGGTGGGGCGCACTGAGCGCATTATAAAAAAAATCCGGGATGTGGGCCTCAAAGTCCATATGCAGCTGCTTTCCAACGATGAAGGCGTGGACGGATTTTACTGGCGCGACGGGGAACTGGCCGACCTTCGGGCGGAAATGGATGAAATGCTCGATGCCTATCCGGACACGGTGATTTCATCCAAATATTATCACAAGGTCATCACCACCGGAAAAATGCTGGACAGGACGTTTGGCTGGGCCGAGTGCCCGTCGGTAACCGAGCCCATGGACACCCGAAACCACCAGCCCCGCCGTCTGATCCGGTTTATCCGCTGGGCCTCGGACCTTGAAACCATGCACCGGTGCTGCACTTCGGCCACCCGGGATTGTTCCACCTGCAAGGACGGGGCTGCGCATATGAGCTGGATCATGGTTAACAAGCGCGCACACATGCGCTCCACAGAGGATTTGCAGAACTGGATCGAGGTGTATGAGATGTTTGCCAAACTCTATCAGTTTATCCCCTGGTAA